In the Ruminococcus sp. OA3 genome, one interval contains:
- a CDS encoding DDE-type integrase/transposase/recombinase gives MASITQDMRYRLSLIRYAEKYGVTKAAVKYKTNRQYIYRWKRRFDGSMESLRERSRRPHSHPNQHTPQEIKMITDMRRRNPEAGLVIFWVKLMQRGYSRSIPGLYRFLRKQGIMAVHPPNPKYIPKPYEQMAYPGQRIQIDVKFVPSACLMNEAKDQRFYQYTAIDEYSRWRFVEAFEEHSSYSAALFLEHLIKAFPCPVECVQTDNGQEFTKRFSSYGGSDKPTIFQVRLKEYGIRHKLIRPFTPRHNGKVERSHRKDNERFYAVHSFYSFEDFSKQLKLYNRRDYNNFPMRPLGWKTPKQVLDNYLMSL, from the coding sequence ATGGCTAGTATAACACAAGATATGAGATACCGTCTATCCCTGATCCGTTACGCTGAGAAGTATGGCGTTACCAAAGCTGCCGTTAAATATAAAACCAATCGGCAGTATATCTATCGCTGGAAACGTCGCTTTGACGGCTCTATGGAGTCCCTCCGTGAACGCTCCAGACGCCCACACAGCCATCCCAATCAGCATACGCCTCAGGAGATCAAAATGATTACCGATATGCGCAGACGTAATCCTGAGGCTGGTTTAGTCATCTTTTGGGTAAAACTTATGCAGCGCGGTTATTCCCGTTCTATTCCCGGGCTTTACCGTTTCCTTAGAAAACAGGGGATTATGGCTGTTCATCCTCCGAATCCCAAGTACATCCCTAAGCCTTATGAGCAGATGGCCTATCCCGGACAGCGGATTCAGATTGACGTGAAATTTGTCCCTTCTGCCTGTCTCATGAATGAAGCCAAAGACCAACGGTTTTATCAGTACACCGCCATTGATGAGTACTCCAGATGGCGGTTTGTGGAAGCATTTGAAGAACACAGCTCCTATTCCGCTGCCTTGTTCCTTGAGCATCTTATCAAAGCGTTTCCCTGCCCTGTCGAATGTGTCCAGACTGATAATGGTCAGGAATTTACCAAACGCTTCAGCTCTTACGGCGGTTCGGATAAACCTACCATCTTTCAAGTCCGGCTTAAGGAATACGGCATCAGGCACAAGCTGATACGTCCATTTACTCCAAGGCATAATGGCAAAGTGGAGCGAAGCCACAGGAAAGACAATGAGCGTTTCTATGCTGTCCACAGTTTTTACTCTTTTGAAGACTTCAGCAAACAGTTAAAACTCTATAACCGCAGAGATTATAATAACTTTCCTATGCGCCCACTTGGATGGAAAACCCCAAAACAGGTACTGGATAATTATCTGATGTCACTGTAA
- a CDS encoding NAD(P)-dependent oxidoreductase — protein sequence MNKISFIGVGIMGKSMVRNLMKAGYELHIYARVRAKAEDVIREGAVFHESIADCVAAGEVLITMVGFPADVEEVYFEQGNIMDSADKGMYLIDMTTTSPLLSEKIYREGKMRGLHVMDAPVTGGDSGAKSGTLSILVGGDREDYEICRPVFETMGTNINYQGPAGSGQHAKMVNQIMIAGTMSGICEAFAYAKSRGLDLPAVLRSVSSGAAGSSQLDAFGEKILAGDYEPGFYMKHFIKDMKIALEQAEEKGLHLQMLSTVLASYETLQEAGLGDLGTQALIRYYTE from the coding sequence ATGAATAAGATTAGTTTTATCGGTGTTGGCATTATGGGAAAATCTATGGTAAGAAATCTCATGAAAGCAGGATATGAGCTTCATATTTATGCGAGAGTGAGGGCAAAGGCTGAAGATGTGATCCGAGAGGGGGCGGTGTTCCATGAATCAATAGCGGACTGTGTGGCTGCCGGTGAGGTTCTGATCACGATGGTGGGATTTCCGGCAGATGTGGAAGAGGTCTATTTTGAACAGGGAAATATTATGGATAGTGCGGATAAAGGAATGTATCTGATTGATATGACGACGACAAGTCCGCTGCTGTCGGAGAAGATTTACCGTGAAGGAAAAATGCGGGGGCTTCATGTGATGGATGCACCGGTCACAGGAGGTGACAGCGGTGCGAAATCCGGTACACTGTCGATCCTTGTGGGGGGCGACAGGGAAGATTATGAGATCTGCCGTCCTGTTTTTGAAACGATGGGGACAAATATCAATTATCAGGGACCTGCAGGGAGCGGACAACATGCAAAGATGGTGAACCAGATTATGATCGCCGGAACTATGTCAGGTATCTGTGAGGCATTCGCGTATGCCAAAAGCAGAGGTCTTGACCTCCCGGCGGTTTTGAGATCAGTGTCCTCCGGTGCGGCGGGAAGCAGTCAGCTGGATGCCTTTGGCGAGAAGATTCTTGCGGGGGATTATGAGCCGGGATTTTATATGAAGCATTTTATCAAGGATATGAAAATTGCACTGGAGCAGGCCGAGGAGAAGGGGCTGCATCTGCAGATGCTCAGTACGGTACTTGCCAGCTATGAAACACTGCAGGAAGCTGGTTTAGGCGACCTGGGTACACAGGCGCTGATCAGGTATTATACAGAGTAA
- a CDS encoding GntR family transcriptional regulator, with protein sequence MADFKYKQVADKLRVCIGEGTFKPGERIPTEPELCEQFNVGRQTLRKAVALMEEAGYLRRVQGSGTYVCEREECPSGELRKDTPEYAVRVPAAEGENRTITLVMMNGKSYVFLDIMQGISEVLTANGYILNIVITDGDYDKEQLILENMLQNPPAGLLFEPVCSGLLSVNYPLCKEVFSRIPALMIHMDSVPQFPFIALNDRQGSKMLANYLITLGHKRIGTVYAFDEYTGQNRYRGFLDALREHELRHIPEDNVWMFHERMNDLFKADGCIALERMRKEVTAIMCHDDRVASKLIGYLKKKQVRVPEDISVVGYDNSLYSQLGVAITTVTHPGTEYGKMAADALLQMIYSSESVDFSHYSVEPELVIRDSAGPPPAVSLD encoded by the coding sequence ATGGCTGATTTTAAATATAAACAGGTGGCAGATAAGCTGAGGGTCTGCATTGGAGAAGGCACATTTAAACCCGGTGAGCGAATTCCCACAGAGCCTGAACTTTGTGAGCAGTTCAATGTGGGGAGACAGACACTCCGCAAGGCGGTAGCGCTGATGGAAGAGGCCGGATATCTGAGGCGGGTTCAGGGAAGTGGTACGTATGTTTGTGAACGAGAAGAATGCCCCAGTGGAGAGCTTCGGAAAGATACACCGGAATATGCGGTGAGAGTTCCGGCGGCAGAAGGGGAGAATCGTACGATTACCCTGGTGATGATGAACGGGAAGAGTTATGTCTTTTTGGATATCATGCAGGGAATATCGGAGGTTCTGACGGCGAACGGTTATATTCTGAATATTGTGATCACGGATGGTGACTATGATAAGGAGCAGCTGATCCTGGAAAATATGCTGCAGAATCCTCCGGCGGGACTGCTCTTTGAACCGGTGTGTTCGGGACTCCTTTCTGTTAATTATCCGCTCTGCAAGGAAGTGTTTTCCAGAATTCCGGCACTTATGATTCATATGGACTCCGTGCCGCAGTTCCCGTTTATAGCACTTAATGATCGGCAGGGATCCAAAATGCTTGCCAACTATTTGATTACGCTGGGTCATAAAAGAATCGGAACGGTGTATGCGTTTGATGAATATACGGGACAGAACCGATACAGAGGATTTTTGGATGCGCTGCGGGAACATGAGTTGCGTCATATACCGGAAGATAATGTGTGGATGTTCCATGAACGGATGAACGATCTTTTTAAAGCGGACGGATGCATTGCGCTGGAGCGTATGCGTAAAGAGGTTACTGCAATCATGTGTCACGATGATCGTGTGGCAAGCAAATTGATTGGTTACCTTAAGAAAAAACAGGTTCGTGTACCGGAAGATATTTCGGTTGTCGGGTATGATAACAGTCTGTATTCCCAATTGGGTGTTGCCATTACTACGGTGACACATCCGGGAACGGAATATGGAAAGATGGCGGCGGATGCATTGCTGCAGATGATTTATTCATCGGAAAGCGTTGATTTTTCTCATTATTCTGTTGAGCCGGAGTTAGTGATTCGTGATTCTGCCGGACCGCCTCCTGCAGTATCATTGGATTAA